The following DNA comes from Weissella koreensis KACC 15510.
AATATATGCAACATTTTCAATTATAACTTTTAACTTATCTCCTATGCACTAGAATCTATTGTTATCGTAACTAAAAAGCGTCTGGCTCAATAATTATTGAGCCAGACGTTTTTTAGTTTATTTATTTTTAGTGAAAAATGATTTAAATGTAAGAGTCATTTGCTTCCAAAAACTTTGTCGCCTTAGAACTTTTTCATTCCCAATATGCTGGCGAATTGTTTTTAAAACAGCACCAACCTCTTTGGATGAAAAATCAAGATCACCAATTGAAGTAATAACCTTAAAGCGACGACCTAATTTTTTATTATAATGTAATTGAGCATAAACAACTTTCATTTCTTCCCACGGTATCTGAATAAAATCATTAACATTATTCGTATTAAAGAATTCAAAGCCATTATCACCAATTAAAAAATCACCATATTTAGCCCCAATTCCTAAATATGAAATTCCTGGTGCTTTCAATTCCACTCGTGTATTAATTGATTCAACCATTTGCTATCCCCCTAAATTTTATAAAATTTTTCGCAAAAGTCTCGAAATTTGATTGCTTTGTAGCATTATAATATTTTCTAATAAAAAGAGTCCGGACTAAAAATCTGGTCCAGACCCGCCTGTGATAATCTTTTTACATAATGTGTAGGACGTGTAATACAATTCCAATTACGAAAAGTCCAATAATCAAAACAATTGGTGAAACCTTCTTCTTAAGTAACCACATGCAAGCAAATGTCAAAAGCAATCCCATCAAACCAGGAATCAACAAATCAATATTGTTTTGCAAAGTATTTGGTGCTTCCTTAACAAGGCTAAGGCCATCAGCTTGTTGGCTCAAAATTTGTTGCAACTTTGATCCAGTAACATTTCCCTTAGGGAAGTTAATATAGGCACCTTCAGCTAATTTATTAGATGGTAGTTCAAGGGTGAACTTAACGTTAACCCATCGCTCAACCAAGACTGCTAAGATGAACATTCCTAAGATTGAAGCACCTTTTGTAATGTCTTTTAGCAAACCACCAGATAAGTCTTTAGTGATTTCATTTCCAGCACGATATCCAAATTCTTGTGTATACCACATAAAGGCCCAACGAATTATATTCCAAGCCACGAAGAACAAAATTGGCCCCAAAATATTTCCGCTCATGGCTAGTGATGCACCTAGAGCTCCCAAAATTGGTCGAACCGTGAACCAGAAGACTGGATCTCCGACCCCAGCAAGTGGTCCCATCATTCCAATCTTAACACCTTGGATGGCCGCATCATCAATTGCAGCCCCATTAGCTCGTTCTTCTTCCAAAGCCAATGTAACTCCCAAAACAGGCGAAGCTAAATATGGATGAGTATTAAAGAACTCCATGTGCCGCTTCAAAGCTTGCGCACGATCGTCTTTTTTCGGATAAAGCTTTTTGATGGCTGGCATCAATGAATAAGCGAACCCCAAATTCTGCATTCGCTCATAATTCCATGAACCTTGCAAAATTGTTGAACGAAGGGCAACAGAAAATCGATCTTTTTTAGTAAGTGTAATTCTTTCTTCAGTCATAATTTCGTTCCCCTTCCTAATACTCATTCAAAATGTCGCCAACCGGATCGCCTGACCCACCACCGTTGGAACCATTATTAGATCCACCACCCATCTTTGATAGGTTAAGATAAATCAATGCGATTGCAACTCCAATTGCACCCATGGCAATCAAAGTTAATTGTGTGACAGCTGCTAAAGCAAACCCAATGGCAAAGAATGGCCATACTTCACGTGTTGCCATCATGTTAATAACCATAGCGTAACCAACGGCAACCACCATTCCACCACCGATTGCCATTCCATCTGACAACCAAGTTGGAACAGCATTCAAAGCGTCTTGAACAGCTGATGTAGGGA
Coding sequences within:
- a CDS encoding DUF956 family protein; the protein is MVESINTRVELKAPGISYLGIGAKYGDFLIGDNGFEFFNTNNVNDFIQIPWEEMKVVYAQLHYNKKLGRRFKVITSIGDLDFSSKEVGAVLKTIRQHIGNEKVLRRQSFWKQMTLTFKSFFTKNK
- a CDS encoding PTS system mannose/fructose/sorbose family transporter subunit IID; its protein translation is MTEERITLTKKDRFSVALRSTILQGSWNYERMQNLGFAYSLMPAIKKLYPKKDDRAQALKRHMEFFNTHPYLASPVLGVTLALEEERANGAAIDDAAIQGVKIGMMGPLAGVGDPVFWFTVRPILGALGASLAMSGNILGPILFFVAWNIIRWAFMWYTQEFGYRAGNEITKDLSGGLLKDITKGASILGMFILAVLVERWVNVKFTLELPSNKLAEGAYINFPKGNVTGSKLQQILSQQADGLSLVKEAPNTLQNNIDLLIPGLMGLLLTFACMWLLKKKVSPIVLIIGLFVIGIVLHVLHIM